Part of the Gramella sp. Hel_I_59 genome, CCAATCCCGAATCTATTTCTATCAGTACCTTGCAGATCGATCTTTAAAAAATTGCTTTCATTCGTGGTGTTTTCATAAATAAAGGCGGCATCTTCAGTATTATTGGTAACCAGATCCAGATCGCCATCATCGTCAAGATCTACATAAACGCTACCATGACTAAAGCTTTTCTGTACAGGTAACCACTCTTCAGAAGCATCAGTAAACTTTTGATCACCATTATTCTTGAAAATGTAATTATCAACCTTTTTCTCCGGAAGTCGTTTAGTAAGATTTTCGAGGTCTATCTTTTCACCGGTACTAATTTGTTGCTGAATCTCTTCCGTAGAAATGAATTTTATATAATCCATATTATTGGTGGCACCTTTGATGCCATTGGTGATGAATAGATCCTGATGCGAATCATTATCAAAATCGGCAAACAAAGCACTCCAGGACCACTCGGTTGTAGCAACACCACTCAGGTAAGCCACTTCAGAAAACTTCAGATCACCGCGATTGATGTGCAGTGTGTTTTGCATATACTGCGGTGCAAATCCATTTCTTAGGTAATTGGAATATGTCTGAAAAGGAAATTCCAGTCCGGAAGTCTTATAGGTTTGCAGGTTTTCAGGAAGCATATCAAGCGATACAATATCTGCAAGTCCGTCGTTATTCATATCGGCAATATCATTTCCCATGGAATAATGCGAAGTATGACCTAGACTCTGTGGGCTGCTGGTAATTAAATCTTGAAAATTACCATCTTGCTGATTGATATACACATAATCGTTCTCGAAGAAATCATTTCCAACGTAGATATCAGGATAATTGTCATTATTAAGATCACCAACGGCGACACCTAGACCATAACCCGTAGGACCCTGAAATATTCCTGTTTCTTCGGAAACGTCCACAAATGTTGTCCCTTCATTTCTAAAGATTCGATCGCCTGCCCTGGCATCGAATGAATTTCGTTTACTACCGCGACCATAATTTCTATTGGGATGAATGGAATGATTGAGCAAGAACAGATCCAGATCACCATCAAGATCATAATCCAGGAAAACTGATTGCGTAGAGAATCCGCTGAAATCCAGACCGTATTCCTTAGAGCTTTCCTTAAATTTTAAATTTCCTTCTGTATCAACTCCCTCATTGATATATAACAAATTATGACCTTCCAGACCTTCGATTCCGGCGACTTTCGAAATATAAAGATCCATAAGCCCATCGTTATTAATATCGATATTGGAAACTCCTGTGGTCCATCCTTCCGCATTATCAATATTACTTTGAGTGGTTACATCCTGAAATTTAAAATTCCCCAGATTGAGATATAGTTTATCTGATGCTTGATTGGAGGTGAAATATAGATCTGTACGTCCATCATTATTATAATCTGCAGTAGCGACTCCAGCTCCATTATAATAATATAGATAATTAAGAATGTTCAGTTTAGAGTCCGTATCAAGCTGATTGCTGAAATGAATTCCGGTAGCTTCACTGCTTTTTTTTACGAAAAGTGTTTTCTTTTTCTCACAGGCAGAGAACAGGATAAATATAAAAATGAAATATGTAAGCCGGATGGCTTTTTCCATAATAAATTGCGTTGAGGAGCAGGTTGAAAGGTAAATAATATTAACAAATGTATAACAAAAAAAGAGGGCTAAAATAGCCCTCTTCTCATTCAATTTTTAAAAATTTAGTAACCCTCGTTCTGAGTTAGATTCGGGTTGGAAATAATCGCCGATGCCGGGATTGGATATAATGTTCTGTAATCTTCAGAAGCATCTTTATAACCCCATGCTTCAGTAAATTTACCAAAACGGATCAGGTCATTTCTTCTCCACATTTCTGAATAAAGTTCTCTACCTCGTTCATCGATAAGATCTTCAGAAGTAACTGAACTAAGCGGCGAAGCCTTACGAATCGTTCTAAGTTCATTTACCAGTTCTGTAGCATCTCCACCACCACCGTTAAGTGCAGCTTCAGCTTTCATAAGATGTGCATCTGCATATCTAAAGACGATCTTGTGTCCAGCAAACGAACCGTTAGTTGGGTGATACTTGATCACACGAACTCCAGTTGACTGACCGTTACCTAAAAGTCCAGGAAGTTCCTTAGTAAAGCTAAGATCTTTACCGGCTTCAGCCTGTAATTTAGAACCGTCGATACCATACTGCTGACCAACTAGCATCCCAAATCCAATTTGAGATCCGTCAAGCATACCATCACCATCTTCATCGATTTCATCTGCTACACCATCGCCATCAAAGTCAACTCCCACAGGAGAACCTTCAGTTGGAACATATCCTCTACGTTCTTCCTGACCATCGCCCATAAAATTTGAATTTGGATCACCTTCGAAAAGGTCATAAAATTCAGCTAATGTGGTAAAACCATTCCAACCACCACCACCATTGGCAGGTGTATTCTGGTTGTAATGTAAAGTGTGCCACATAATATTTCCTACTCCGGATGTTGTATACCAGATAGTTTCGCTATCAAGTTTTGGAGAGAAAATACCAAAGTATCCTTCCTCAAGACCAAATCCCATAGCGCTAATCGCATCAACATTGCTAATTACCTGTTGCATGTCACCAGCGTCTGGAGAACCTGTTCCTGTATAAACGTGCTTGTTAAGGTACATTTTAGCAAGCATGAAGTGAACAGCTGCTTTAGTAGCACGATTCGTAGCTTCAGTCTCAGGAGAGGCCGTAGCAATATTTGATGCCGCGGTATTAAGATCTTCCATAATAAAGTCAAAAGCTTCAGCTCTGGACATTACTATAGGATCTACTTCGATTCCTTCATCTGGTCCTCTAAATGGTACCTGGCCATAAAGATCCATTACCCAGAATGTAGCGAAAGCTCTTAAAAACCTAGCTTCTGCTTCCTGTTGTGGAGTGGCATTACTCCTATCGTCAATAATTTCAGTAGTTCTGAAAATGATAGAGTTCTGCTCATTCCAGGTATCTCTTACATGCTGGTGAATTGGAGACCAGCTGTGTTGATGTAATGTTCTCCATACACCATTATCTCCCCAGTCTGTTCCTCTGGTTGGTACCAGAAATTCATCTGTACTTACCTCGTTAAGAGCATACAGGTTAGCCTGGTTTTCTAATTGTCCCCGTACAGCATCATAGATACCGCTTAAGGTCGCATCTACGTCACCAACTCCGGTAAACTCTCCGGTCTGGTTCACGATGATCGAATCTGTTTCCTCAATTTCCAGGTCTGTACATGCACTAAAGACAAGCAGTGCACAGGCTGGAATTAAAGTAAAATACTTTCTATTTTTCATCATTAATTTTTTTAAAATTTAGCATTTAATCCAAAGGTTACCGTTCTAGGTCTAGGGAATGCTGTATAATCGATACCAGCTGTTGGTAAACCATTTAGTGATTTATCTACACTAACTTCTGGGTCAAGACCTGAATAGTCTGTGATCACGAAAAGGTTTTGTCCATTTACGTAAACTCTAAGGTTTTCTACAAAAGAATCTTCAGCAAGAGGAATGGTATAACCAAGACTTGCATTCTGTAATCTTAAGAAATCACCTTTTTCAAGGAATCTTGTAGATACATCTGGAGCATTCGCTGGAAGCTCTCCGTTAGTAAGTACATCTGTAGTTACGTTTCTACCACTGTTTATACTACCTGCAGTAAAAAATGCATTTGCAGTGTTGTTATAGATATAGTGACCAAACTGTCCTGCAAAGAAGATAGAGGCATCAAAGTTTCCAAATTCAGCTCTGGTATTAATACCAAGGTTTGTAGTTGGCAGTGCACTCTTATCGACAAATTGTTGAGCATCTCCATTAGGATAGATAGAAAGACCATTTTCGTCAAATCCACCAAACTCTCTTAAGTAATAAGAAAACAATGGACGACCTTCAGCTAATAACTGAGCGAAAGCTCCTGTTAATCCCTGACCTGAAATTTGAGCCGTCTGGATCAAACCATCAAAATCCTGAAGTTCGTTATCATTGTAAGCTACGTTGAAACCAAAGTTCCAGAAGAAGTTGTCGTTGTCGATTAGATCATAGTCAATCGCGAATTCAACACCTTTGTTAATTACACTTGCATCTAAATTCTGGAAAGTGAAAGGTACCGGTGAAGGCTGAGCCTGTTCTGCTACAAGAAGAAGATCCTGGGTGTCCTTGTAGTAAAAATCG contains:
- a CDS encoding RagB/SusD family nutrient uptake outer membrane protein, which codes for MMKNRKYFTLIPACALLVFSACTDLEIEETDSIIVNQTGEFTGVGDVDATLSGIYDAVRGQLENQANLYALNEVSTDEFLVPTRGTDWGDNGVWRTLHQHSWSPIHQHVRDTWNEQNSIIFRTTEIIDDRSNATPQQEAEARFLRAFATFWVMDLYGQVPFRGPDEGIEVDPIVMSRAEAFDFIMEDLNTAASNIATASPETEATNRATKAAVHFMLAKMYLNKHVYTGTGSPDAGDMQQVISNVDAISAMGFGLEEGYFGIFSPKLDSETIWYTTSGVGNIMWHTLHYNQNTPANGGGGWNGFTTLAEFYDLFEGDPNSNFMGDGQEERRGYVPTEGSPVGVDFDGDGVADEIDEDGDGMLDGSQIGFGMLVGQQYGIDGSKLQAEAGKDLSFTKELPGLLGNGQSTGVRVIKYHPTNGSFAGHKIVFRYADAHLMKAEAALNGGGGDATELVNELRTIRKASPLSSVTSEDLIDERGRELYSEMWRRNDLIRFGKFTEAWGYKDASEDYRTLYPIPASAIISNPNLTQNEGY